The proteins below come from a single Vibrio cyclitrophicus genomic window:
- a CDS encoding OsmC family protein, producing MQAEVKWVEDFKFLGKSQSGHSVVMDGSGGATAPSPMEMVLMAAGGCSSVDVVDGLKSAGQNITGCNAKLTTTRRETAPKIFTVINIHFEVSGDNLTPELVAKVCADSLEKYCSVCLMLGEGVEMTHSWEIV from the coding sequence ATGCAAGCAGAAGTTAAATGGGTCGAAGACTTTAAATTCTTGGGTAAGTCTCAATCAGGGCACTCTGTGGTGATGGATGGAAGTGGCGGTGCTACGGCGCCAAGCCCTATGGAAATGGTATTAATGGCCGCAGGTGGTTGTAGCTCTGTTGATGTGGTTGATGGTTTGAAATCTGCAGGTCAGAACATCACAGGTTGTAACGCAAAACTAACAACGACACGTCGTGAAACCGCACCAAAAATCTTTACCGTAATTAATATTCATTTTGAAGTGTCTGGTGATAATCTTACTCCTGAGCTTGTCGCTAAGGTATGTGCAGATTCGTTAGAAAAGTACTGTTCAGTGTGCCTAATGCTGGGTGAGGGCGTAGAAATGACCCACAGTTGGGAAATCGTCTAG
- a CDS encoding putative 2-aminoethylphosphonate ABC transporter substrate-binding protein, whose translation MMKNRFMKGSLAALVTLLAGNAYAAQEVTVYTAFETDILAKYKNAFESENPDINIKWVRDSTGIMTAKLLAEKNNPRAEVVWGLAGSSMALLKEEGILKPYTPQGVEALRANLNDPQSTQAWYGNDAFFNAVCFNEIVAKQLNLPAPKSWDDLTKPIYKGHIAMPNPASSGTGYMQVSAWLQNMGEDQGWNYMQKLDQNIAHYTHSGSKPCVQAGMGEVAIGISMASRGAKLKTQGAPLSVITPEGIGWESEAVGLVKASDAAQRVVDWSISKAANELYIEMYPVVGHQDVTATIENFPNVEKNMAKMDFARMGSERTDVLKTWSEKFDAKSEPKS comes from the coding sequence ATGATGAAAAACCGTTTTATGAAAGGATCACTTGCAGCATTAGTTACTCTATTAGCTGGTAATGCTTATGCAGCACAGGAAGTGACGGTTTACACCGCTTTTGAAACTGACATTTTAGCGAAGTACAAAAACGCATTTGAAAGTGAAAACCCAGACATCAACATCAAATGGGTGCGTGATTCTACCGGGATCATGACGGCGAAATTATTGGCTGAGAAAAACAACCCTCGTGCAGAAGTAGTATGGGGTCTTGCGGGTTCTTCTATGGCTTTGCTTAAAGAAGAGGGCATTCTCAAGCCTTACACACCTCAAGGTGTAGAAGCGTTGCGTGCAAACCTTAACGACCCACAATCTACTCAAGCTTGGTATGGTAATGATGCATTCTTCAATGCAGTTTGCTTTAACGAAATAGTTGCTAAGCAATTGAACCTACCGGCACCTAAGTCTTGGGATGACCTAACGAAACCTATCTACAAAGGCCACATTGCTATGCCAAATCCAGCCTCTTCTGGTACGGGTTACATGCAGGTTTCGGCTTGGCTACAAAACATGGGTGAAGACCAAGGTTGGAACTACATGCAGAAGCTAGATCAAAATATTGCTCACTACACGCACTCAGGTTCGAAGCCATGTGTTCAAGCGGGCATGGGTGAAGTGGCTATCGGTATTTCTATGGCGAGCCGTGGCGCTAAGCTGAAAACTCAAGGTGCGCCACTTTCTGTGATTACGCCTGAAGGTATCGGCTGGGAATCTGAAGCGGTAGGTCTTGTTAAGGCTTCTGATGCGGCGCAGCGCGTTGTTGATTGGTCTATCTCTAAAGCCGCAAACGAGCTTTACATCGAAATGTACCCAGTTGTTGGTCACCAAGATGTGACAGCAACAATTGAAAACTTCCCTAACGTAGAAAAGAACATGGCAAAAATGGACTTTGCACGCATGGGCAGCGAGCGTACAGACGTATTGAAAACATGGTCTGAGAAGTTTGACGCTAAATCAGAGCCTAAATCTTAA
- the phnW gene encoding 2-aminoethylphosphonate--pyruvate transaminase: MRNEYLLLTPGPLSTSETVRQAMLKDWCTWDDEYNKDVVEVIRSKLVTLATKQAGYTSVLMQGSGTASVEATIGSVISNSGKLLVVDNGAYGARIAQIAEYLNIPCHVVSPGETSQPDLNKMETALAMDSDITHVAIVHCETTTGMLNPIEEIAKLAKQHNKTVILDAMSSFGGIPMDIADLGIDYMISSANKCIQGVPGFGFVIAKQSELEKCKGQARSLSLDLFDQWHCMESNHGKWRFTSPTHTVRAFYQALLELEQEGGIEARHNRYQTNQTTLVAGMRSLGFEPLLNDDLHSPIITSFYSPTHSDYQFKEFYDRLKEQGFVIYPGKVSNADCFRIGNIGEVYPSDIEALIGAVKNAIYWDIK; encoded by the coding sequence ATGAGAAACGAATACCTACTACTGACACCGGGTCCTCTATCTACTTCTGAAACCGTTCGCCAAGCGATGCTAAAAGACTGGTGTACTTGGGATGATGAATACAACAAAGACGTTGTTGAAGTGATTCGTAGCAAGCTTGTGACTTTGGCGACTAAGCAGGCGGGATATACAAGTGTATTAATGCAAGGCAGCGGCACTGCTTCAGTTGAAGCAACAATCGGTAGCGTTATCTCTAACAGCGGTAAGCTTCTTGTTGTCGATAACGGGGCGTATGGTGCTCGCATTGCTCAAATCGCAGAATATTTAAACATTCCATGCCATGTCGTTTCCCCAGGTGAAACATCACAGCCTGACTTGAACAAAATGGAAACGGCATTGGCCATGGATTCAGACATTACTCACGTGGCGATTGTGCACTGTGAGACCACCACAGGCATGCTGAATCCAATTGAAGAGATTGCCAAATTGGCAAAACAACACAACAAAACCGTCATTCTTGACGCGATGTCGAGCTTTGGCGGTATTCCTATGGATATTGCTGACTTGGGTATCGATTACATGATCAGCTCAGCAAACAAGTGTATTCAAGGTGTACCTGGATTCGGCTTTGTTATTGCCAAGCAGTCAGAACTGGAGAAGTGTAAAGGCCAAGCTCGCTCATTAAGCCTTGATTTGTTTGACCAATGGCACTGCATGGAAAGCAACCATGGTAAATGGCGCTTCACCTCTCCGACTCACACGGTACGTGCTTTCTACCAAGCCCTGCTTGAACTAGAACAGGAAGGCGGTATCGAAGCTCGTCACAATCGCTACCAAACCAACCAAACCACATTGGTTGCTGGCATGCGTTCTCTTGGCTTTGAACCTTTGCTAAATGATGACCTTCATTCGCCAATCATCACCTCTTTCTACTCTCCAACTCATAGCGATTACCAATTCAAGGAATTCTATGACCGTTTGAAAGAACAAGGTTTTGTGATTTATCCGGGCAAGGTTTCAAACGCAGACTGCTTCCGCATCGGTAACATCGGTGAAGTTTACCCGTCAGACATTGAAGCCCTCATTGGCGCAGTGAAAAACGCTATTTACTGGGACATCAAATAA
- the msrB gene encoding peptide-methionine (R)-S-oxide reductase MsrB → MNKLSKILVSLVVALPLISLFVSQAGTANTMDKTANSGKNEIATLAGGCFWCTESDLEKLPGVTDVISGYSGGELENPTYKQVSSGKSGHIEVINVTYNPDVVSYEQVLDQFFRHIDPTDDKGSFVDRGPQYRPAIFYRSQEQKDVAQNFMMEIDKAQIFGEPLKTELIKFEKFWPAEDYHQDYYKKSKVRYNYYRYASGRDQYLDKIFGEDRKENPKTIRQLIDSKNTTTNTKTYVKPSDAEIKATLTSLQYDVTQDDATERPFDNKYWDNKQEGIYVDIVTGEPLFSSKDKYKSGTGWPSFTQPISEAYVVTTTDYKLLYPRTEVRSKFGDSHLGHVFKDGPKPTGLRYCMNSAAMRFIPADKLADEGYEEYVELFEG, encoded by the coding sequence ATGAATAAATTATCTAAAATATTGGTATCACTCGTGGTTGCCCTGCCACTGATTTCGCTATTTGTGAGCCAAGCTGGCACTGCCAATACAATGGATAAAACGGCCAATTCGGGAAAAAATGAAATAGCAACACTGGCCGGAGGTTGTTTTTGGTGTACAGAATCTGATCTAGAAAAACTACCAGGCGTAACTGACGTTATCTCTGGATATTCTGGTGGCGAATTAGAGAATCCAACCTACAAGCAAGTCTCATCCGGTAAGTCAGGGCACATCGAAGTGATTAATGTGACTTATAATCCTGATGTCGTTAGCTACGAGCAGGTACTTGACCAATTCTTCAGACACATAGACCCAACTGATGACAAAGGATCATTTGTCGATAGAGGTCCACAATATCGACCTGCTATTTTCTATCGTAGCCAAGAGCAAAAAGACGTAGCTCAGAATTTCATGATGGAAATCGACAAAGCTCAGATCTTTGGAGAGCCATTGAAAACCGAACTGATTAAATTTGAAAAATTTTGGCCAGCAGAAGATTATCACCAAGATTATTACAAGAAGAGCAAAGTTCGTTACAACTACTACCGCTATGCATCGGGTCGTGATCAGTATCTAGATAAGATCTTCGGTGAAGATAGAAAAGAAAACCCGAAAACTATCCGTCAGCTCATAGACAGCAAAAATACGACAACCAATACTAAGACCTACGTTAAGCCGTCTGATGCAGAGATTAAAGCAACGCTAACCTCACTGCAGTACGATGTGACACAGGATGATGCAACAGAGCGTCCGTTTGATAACAAATACTGGGATAACAAGCAGGAAGGTATTTATGTCGATATTGTAACGGGTGAGCCGCTATTCTCTTCAAAAGACAAATACAAGTCTGGTACAGGTTGGCCGAGCTTTACTCAACCAATCAGTGAAGCATATGTCGTAACCACCACTGACTACAAACTGCTTTACCCAAGAACAGAGGTTCGCAGTAAGTTTGGTGATTCTCACCTAGGACATGTATTTAAAGATGGTCCAAAGCCAACGGGTCTACGATACTGTATGAACTCAGCCGCCATGCGCTTTATCCCAGCGGACAAACTGGCAGACGAAGGCTACGAAGAATATGTAGAACTATTCGAGGGCTAA
- a CDS encoding OmpA family protein encodes MKRLSKIMCAVVAASGLAAAPSIAATTYVGAKVGLGWLDSACVSGTKCDDDAIGAGIYSGYNFTERLGIELSSDFLGDYKTSFSKNGTTSSFSDPLIAISLTPMYRLPVQQEFDVFFKAGPAYISHGGEDDVVFAAGIGLEKQLSSNWAVRAEYQYFDDFDDNYVQDLNSNLLSVGVSYNFGTGNTTASAAAAAASAVAVTQAPSEPITEPAVVVEEKTTVVVTKAQTESFSQGMFETNSTELSTDGKIALMPIVEVLKAHPQSSVDVVGHTDSTGSAEYNMMISKKRAAAVAAYIEEQGIESDRISASGQGEENPIASNDTAEGRAQNRRVDATIPAFEYQQEVQVEEVIVEAAE; translated from the coding sequence ATGAAAAGACTGTCAAAAATCATGTGTGCTGTTGTTGCCGCTTCAGGCTTAGCTGCTGCTCCTTCAATTGCTGCAACCACTTATGTTGGTGCAAAAGTCGGCCTAGGCTGGTTAGACAGCGCGTGTGTAAGCGGTACTAAATGTGATGATGATGCAATTGGTGCTGGTATCTACTCTGGTTATAATTTCACAGAAAGACTTGGCATTGAGTTGAGTTCTGATTTCTTAGGTGATTACAAAACTAGCTTTTCGAAGAATGGCACTACATCATCGTTTAGCGATCCTTTGATCGCAATTTCCTTAACTCCAATGTACCGCCTACCGGTACAGCAAGAGTTTGACGTATTCTTCAAAGCGGGTCCTGCTTACATTTCTCACGGTGGTGAAGATGATGTTGTTTTCGCTGCTGGTATCGGCCTAGAGAAGCAGCTGTCTTCTAATTGGGCGGTGCGTGCTGAATACCAATACTTCGATGATTTCGACGACAACTATGTTCAAGATCTGAACTCAAACCTACTGTCTGTTGGTGTTAGCTACAATTTCGGTACAGGCAACACAACGGCATCAGCGGCTGCAGCAGCAGCTTCTGCCGTTGCTGTAACACAAGCACCATCTGAGCCAATCACAGAGCCTGCAGTTGTTGTGGAAGAGAAAACAACGGTAGTTGTTACTAAAGCGCAAACTGAAAGCTTCTCTCAAGGTATGTTTGAAACAAACAGCACTGAACTGTCTACCGACGGAAAAATTGCTCTAATGCCAATCGTTGAAGTACTTAAAGCTCACCCACAATCATCAGTTGATGTTGTTGGTCACACCGATTCAACAGGTTCAGCAGAATACAACATGATGATCTCTAAGAAACGTGCTGCTGCTGTAGCTGCATACATCGAAGAGCAAGGCATTGAATCAGACCGCATTTCAGCGTCTGGCCAAGGTGAAGAGAATCCTATTGCATCAAACGATACTGCAGAAGGCCGCGCTCAAAACCGCCGTGTTGACGCAACTATCCCTGCTTTTGAATACCAGCAAGAAGTACAAGTAGAAGAAGTTATCGTAGAAGCTGCTGAGTAA
- a CDS encoding aspartate aminotransferase family protein, translated as MTTTNQEPVLKATHFRSEGDVNTTPAREKWNESLNDDATQAMLKRDSDVFLHQAMSTPCLDTLEAAEGIYIQDATGKKYMDFHGNNVHQLGYGHPHIINKVTQQMASLPFSPRRFTNETAVQCAEKLTQICGGELNRVLFAPGGTSVIGMALKLARHVTNNFKVVSLWDSFHGASLDAISVGGEACFRKGMGPLMAGVERIPPAVSYRGAFSLRGQNPGDANETACDVHYADFLEYVIEKEGGIGAFIAEAVRNTDVQVPSKAYWKRIREICDKHNVMLIIDDIPNGMGRSGEWFTHQAFDIEPDILCIGKGFGGGLVPIAAMVTKDKYNTAAQVSLGHYTHEKSPIGCAAALATMEVIEQENLLEKVQADSEFVREQLLQMKEKYPVIGDVRGIGLLWGVELVTDHITKTRAFDEAEAVLYQCLNDGLSFKVSQGNVIQLSPPLIISRSELEVAMSVFEKAIAKVCKDFEYL; from the coding sequence ATGACGACGACCAATCAAGAGCCTGTTCTAAAGGCAACACACTTTCGAAGTGAAGGCGATGTGAACACCACGCCAGCGCGTGAAAAGTGGAATGAGTCGCTAAACGATGATGCGACTCAAGCGATGTTAAAGCGCGATTCTGACGTGTTTCTTCATCAAGCGATGTCAACGCCTTGCCTAGACACACTTGAAGCTGCAGAAGGCATCTACATACAAGATGCAACTGGCAAGAAGTACATGGACTTTCACGGTAACAATGTTCATCAATTGGGCTACGGCCACCCACACATCATTAATAAAGTGACTCAACAAATGGCGTCATTACCGTTTTCACCGCGTCGCTTCACCAATGAAACAGCCGTTCAGTGCGCTGAAAAACTCACGCAGATCTGTGGTGGTGAATTGAACCGTGTGTTGTTTGCTCCAGGTGGTACTTCAGTTATTGGTATGGCACTCAAACTGGCTCGACATGTCACCAACAACTTCAAAGTCGTTTCATTGTGGGACTCATTCCATGGTGCGTCACTCGATGCAATTTCAGTGGGTGGTGAAGCCTGTTTTCGTAAAGGTATGGGCCCGTTAATGGCTGGCGTAGAACGTATCCCACCAGCGGTCTCTTATCGTGGTGCTTTTTCGCTTCGCGGGCAAAACCCAGGCGATGCGAACGAGACCGCATGTGATGTGCACTACGCCGATTTCCTTGAGTATGTGATTGAAAAAGAAGGTGGCATTGGTGCCTTCATTGCCGAAGCAGTGCGTAACACCGATGTTCAAGTACCAAGCAAAGCTTACTGGAAGCGCATCCGTGAGATCTGCGATAAGCATAACGTCATGTTGATCATCGACGACATTCCAAACGGCATGGGTCGCAGTGGCGAATGGTTTACACACCAAGCTTTTGATATCGAACCTGACATTCTTTGTATCGGTAAAGGTTTTGGCGGCGGCTTGGTTCCAATTGCAGCCATGGTCACCAAAGATAAATACAACACGGCAGCGCAAGTCTCACTGGGTCATTACACCCATGAGAAAAGCCCTATTGGCTGCGCGGCAGCACTCGCAACCATGGAAGTAATTGAACAAGAAAACCTACTTGAAAAAGTACAAGCGGACAGCGAATTCGTACGTGAACAGCTGCTTCAAATGAAAGAGAAGTACCCAGTCATTGGTGACGTTCGCGGCATCGGCCTGCTCTGGGGGGTGGAATTGGTCACAGATCATATCACCAAAACCCGAGCGTTCGATGAAGCGGAAGCAGTACTTTACCAATGTCTAAACGATGGTCTGAGCTTCAAGGTGTCACAAGGTAACGTGATTCAATTGAGCCCACCATTGATCATCAGCCGCAGCGAACTAGAAGTCGCGATGTCTGTATTCGAAAAAGCGATAGCAAAAGTCTGCAAAGACTTTGAATACCTTTGA
- a CDS encoding TrkH family potassium uptake protein translates to MNSLNRRGLFYALEQDEKRKKGSEPKVILTSFLAVLIPSAILLTLPVFSVTGLSFTDALFTATSAISVTGLGVVDTGEHFTLSGKILLMFLMQVGGLGQMTLSAVLLYMFGVRLSLKQQALAKEALGQDRKINLRKLVKKIIIFALVAEFIGFVLLCFRWIPEMGWTTGSFYALFHAISAFNNAGFALFSDSMMSFVDDPLVIFTLAGLFIFGGLGFTVVGDLSSNWRKGFKHLHLHTKIMLTATPTLLLVGTVLFWLLERSNPATMEGLSIQGQWLAAFFQSASARTAGFNSVDLSQYTQPALLVMIVLMLIGAGSTSTGGGIKVSTFAVAFVATWTFLRQKKHVVMFKRTVTWQVVTKSLAIIVVSGALLTTAMFLLMLTEKAAFDRVMFEVISAFATVGLTAGLTANLSEPGKYIMIVVMVIGRIGPLTLAYMLARPEPSLLKYPEDTVLTG, encoded by the coding sequence ATGAATTCGTTAAATCGAAGAGGGCTGTTTTACGCTTTAGAGCAAGATGAAAAGCGCAAGAAAGGTTCTGAACCTAAGGTTATCCTGACGAGCTTTCTCGCGGTGCTTATTCCTTCGGCGATACTACTTACGTTACCTGTTTTCTCTGTGACAGGGCTCAGCTTTACAGATGCACTGTTTACAGCGACGTCAGCGATCAGTGTGACAGGTTTAGGTGTGGTTGATACTGGTGAGCATTTCACTCTATCTGGAAAGATCTTGTTGATGTTTTTGATGCAAGTTGGTGGGTTGGGGCAGATGACGCTGTCTGCGGTATTGCTCTACATGTTTGGTGTTCGGCTAAGTTTGAAACAACAAGCGTTAGCGAAAGAAGCGCTTGGGCAAGATCGTAAGATAAACCTTCGGAAATTGGTGAAGAAGATCATCATTTTTGCATTGGTTGCAGAGTTTATTGGTTTTGTGTTGCTCTGTTTTCGTTGGATTCCTGAAATGGGCTGGACAACGGGAAGTTTTTACGCACTTTTCCATGCGATATCCGCATTCAATAACGCTGGTTTTGCTCTGTTTTCAGACAGTATGATGAGCTTTGTTGACGATCCATTGGTGATCTTCACTCTGGCTGGTCTATTTATTTTTGGTGGTTTAGGTTTTACGGTCGTTGGTGACTTATCTAGTAACTGGCGCAAGGGTTTCAAGCATTTACATTTGCATACCAAGATAATGCTAACGGCGACTCCTACCCTATTGTTAGTTGGTACTGTGTTGTTTTGGTTACTGGAGAGAAGTAACCCTGCAACGATGGAAGGTTTGTCTATCCAAGGTCAGTGGTTAGCGGCGTTTTTCCAGTCTGCGAGTGCACGTACTGCTGGGTTCAATAGTGTCGATTTGTCTCAGTACACTCAGCCCGCATTGTTGGTGATGATAGTACTGATGTTGATAGGTGCAGGCTCTACCTCAACAGGGGGTGGGATTAAGGTCTCGACCTTTGCTGTGGCATTTGTCGCGACGTGGACGTTCCTGCGTCAGAAAAAGCATGTAGTGATGTTCAAACGCACGGTAACTTGGCAAGTGGTAACAAAGTCTTTGGCCATTATTGTGGTCAGCGGAGCGCTATTAACGACCGCGATGTTTTTGTTAATGCTGACTGAAAAGGCGGCGTTTGATCGAGTGATGTTCGAAGTGATCTCTGCTTTTGCTACGGTTGGGTTGACGGCAGGGTTAACGGCTAATCTTTCTGAACCGGGAAAATACATTATGATTGTAGTGATGGTGATTGGACGGATTGGACCTTTGACTTTGGCCTACATGTTAGCTCGCCCAGAGCCTTCTTTGTTGAAATACCCAGAAGATACGGTGTTAACAGGTTAA
- a CDS encoding mechanosensitive ion channel family protein yields the protein MNEFVTQVQTYINQSHSDWANSVLFITIASFFAWVAWRLIHNRLELLVQKTQFHWDDLLLEALKAPVSTLLWCWPATVSIGLVLQDQFGNEINWLKTLKHILIICTFVWFTLRMISNSEAYVLEQKNRDETTVQAIAKVARLFFMVMGGLTIMQAFGLSLSGLLTFGGVGGLIVGLAAKDLLSNFFGGMMIYFDRPFKVGDWIRSPDRQIEGTVERIGWRMTIIRTFDKRPLYVPNSVFSSIVVENPSRMLNRRINETFGLRYQDADKLALIVDDVKTMLENHKDIDAKQTLIVNFDKFGPSTLNFFIYTFTKTVNWVRYHKVKQDVLLQVLDIIHKHDADIAFPTQTLKIDPQDIDRSQDISRSQDLSNSHPETNR from the coding sequence ATGAATGAATTCGTAACCCAAGTTCAAACCTACATCAACCAGAGCCATAGTGATTGGGCAAATAGTGTTCTATTTATCACCATTGCGAGTTTTTTCGCTTGGGTAGCTTGGCGACTTATCCATAACCGTCTAGAACTACTGGTTCAGAAGACCCAATTTCATTGGGATGATCTATTACTTGAAGCACTAAAAGCACCTGTCAGCACGTTACTTTGGTGTTGGCCTGCAACTGTCTCTATCGGCTTAGTCCTTCAAGATCAATTTGGTAATGAGATCAACTGGTTAAAAACACTTAAGCATATATTGATTATATGTACATTTGTATGGTTTACATTACGGATGATCAGCAACTCTGAAGCGTATGTTTTAGAGCAAAAAAACAGAGATGAAACCACAGTTCAAGCTATCGCGAAGGTCGCTCGGCTGTTCTTCATGGTGATGGGTGGCCTAACTATCATGCAGGCGTTTGGGCTCAGCCTATCTGGTTTACTCACCTTTGGTGGTGTCGGTGGTTTAATTGTCGGTCTGGCTGCGAAAGATCTACTATCTAACTTCTTTGGCGGCATGATGATTTACTTCGACCGACCGTTTAAAGTCGGCGATTGGATACGCTCTCCCGACCGTCAAATTGAAGGAACCGTAGAACGCATTGGCTGGCGTATGACGATAATTCGCACTTTTGATAAGCGTCCTCTTTATGTTCCAAACTCAGTATTCAGCAGTATTGTAGTAGAGAACCCATCGAGAATGCTAAACCGCAGAATCAATGAGACCTTTGGACTTCGTTATCAAGATGCAGACAAACTCGCCCTCATTGTTGATGACGTAAAAACCATGCTTGAAAACCACAAAGATATCGATGCCAAGCAAACACTCATCGTCAACTTTGATAAATTTGGGCCATCAACGCTAAACTTCTTTATTTACACTTTTACAAAAACCGTCAACTGGGTGAGGTACCACAAAGTTAAACAGGATGTGCTGTTACAGGTATTAGATATTATTCATAAGCACGATGCCGATATTGCATTCCCAACTCAGACACTTAAGATTGACCCTCAAGACATTGATCGCTCTCAAGACATTAGTCGCTCTCAAGATCTTAGTAATTCACACCCTGAGACTAATAGATAG
- a CDS encoding potassium channel family protein — translation MSDKQFAVIGLGRFGLSVCKELQDSGAQVLAVDIDEEKVKEAAAFVSQGIVANCANEETVVELRLDDYDMVMVSIGADVNSSILATLVVKEAGAKTVWVKANDKFHGKILSKIGADHIIMPERDMGIRVARKMLDKRVLEFIDLGSGLAMTEIVIGHKFLGKRLCDLSLCKETDVQVLGFKRGPNLTKAPSLDISLEIGDVVIIAGPKTLLAHKLKNLS, via the coding sequence ATGAGTGACAAACAATTTGCAGTTATTGGATTAGGGCGCTTTGGTCTGTCTGTGTGTAAGGAGCTTCAAGATTCAGGAGCTCAAGTTCTTGCTGTTGATATTGATGAAGAGAAAGTGAAAGAAGCGGCCGCTTTTGTGTCGCAGGGGATTGTTGCTAACTGTGCCAATGAAGAGACTGTGGTTGAGCTTAGATTGGACGACTATGACATGGTCATGGTCTCTATCGGGGCGGATGTTAACTCTAGTATTCTAGCGACACTGGTCGTCAAAGAAGCTGGGGCTAAAACGGTTTGGGTTAAGGCCAATGATAAGTTTCACGGCAAGATTCTCTCTAAGATTGGTGCCGATCATATCATTATGCCAGAGCGAGATATGGGAATACGTGTTGCCCGAAAAATGTTAGACAAACGCGTGCTTGAGTTTATCGACCTGGGCAGTGGACTAGCGATGACAGAAATCGTAATCGGTCATAAATTCTTAGGCAAACGACTTTGCGATTTAAGTCTGTGTAAAGAAACTGATGTACAAGTCTTGGGCTTTAAGCGTGGCCCGAACTTAACCAAAGCGCCATCGTTAGACATCAGTTTGGAAATTGGTGATGTGGTCATTATTGCGGGACCTAAGACGCTGTTGGCTCATAAACTCAAAAACTTATCGTAA
- the phnX gene encoding phosphonoacetaldehyde hydrolase: MNTTSPIQAVIFDWAGTIVDFGSFAPTSIFVEAFRQGFDFDIDLAEAREPMGIGKWDHIQAVGRIPAVDARWNAQFGRSMTSEDVDAIYAAFMPLQKAKVADHAEPILNAIEVVNNLKEKNVKIGSCSGYPREVMDVLIPAAADYGYQPDNVVATDDLPQGGRPAPFMALKNVIDLGVTSVAACVKVDDAAPGIDEGHNAGMWTVGLVLSGNEAGLTYQEYLDADEATLALAREKASLKLNKSNPHYLIDTITDLPGAIADIEKRLLAGERP; encoded by the coding sequence ATGAACACTACATCACCTATCCAAGCGGTTATCTTTGACTGGGCTGGCACTATCGTTGATTTTGGATCGTTTGCTCCAACAAGCATCTTCGTTGAAGCATTCAGACAAGGTTTTGACTTTGATATAGACCTAGCAGAAGCGCGTGAACCTATGGGGATCGGCAAATGGGATCATATCCAAGCGGTCGGTCGAATTCCAGCTGTTGACGCTCGTTGGAATGCTCAGTTCGGACGCTCGATGACCAGTGAAGACGTTGATGCGATCTACGCGGCATTCATGCCTCTTCAGAAAGCAAAAGTAGCCGACCATGCCGAACCAATCTTGAATGCAATAGAGGTTGTGAATAACCTAAAGGAGAAGAACGTAAAAATCGGTTCTTGCTCAGGTTATCCGCGCGAAGTGATGGATGTTTTAATTCCTGCTGCTGCAGATTACGGTTACCAACCAGACAATGTAGTAGCAACGGATGACTTACCGCAAGGTGGCCGTCCGGCTCCATTCATGGCGCTTAAAAACGTCATTGATCTAGGTGTAACTAGCGTTGCTGCATGTGTGAAAGTAGACGACGCTGCACCGGGGATCGATGAAGGTCACAATGCAGGTATGTGGACAGTAGGCCTTGTACTATCAGGTAACGAGGCTGGATTGACGTACCAAGAATACTTAGACGCAGACGAAGCAACACTTGCATTGGCACGTGAAAAAGCGAGCTTGAAGCTAAACAAATCAAACCCTCACTACCTGATTGATACTATTACAGACTTACCTGGTGCAATTGCCGATATAGAGAAGCGTTTACTCGCCGGCGAACGCCCATAA